In Bradyrhizobium sp. WD16, the genomic stretch GAGGAGGCGGCCAACAGCCAGGCGCTGTCGACCCGCCAGTCGATCGCGACCTCGGCGCTGTCGCTCGCCAACCAGTCGCAGCAGAGCGTCCTTCAGCTGCTGCGCTGATCTCGTCGCATTCATCGCATTTGGGAACGGCGGGGCCTCGGCCCCGCCGTTTTCATTTGGTGCGCCAGGCATGATGCGGAGCGCCGTGACTGGCGCGATTTGACCGGAGTGGTGTCCGGTCGATGGCCTGGAGGTGAGAGTTCTCTAGTGCGGTGGATCTGACGCTCGTATCAGTATTGCAGCGAACTCTTCGTACGAGCGTCAGATCCACCGCACTAGCGGCCCTGGTGATGGGAACCGGTAGCCGAACAGCAAGGGCGTCGTCGCGGGGCGGGGTCTGAAGGAAGCTGTAAGCAAAGTGCCGGCTCGACGAACAGCCAGCGCATATGAGGCGTCCGCATCTGGGCGAGGGGGCCACGAAGCCCGATATCACCCGGAAGGCGCGGCCGTCGATGCGACGAGTGTATGGCACGAAGGTCACGCGTCTAACTCTGGGAGGTCTGTCGTTCTGCCTCGCTGGCTTCATCTTTTTTAAAGCATGAGTTCCGATGCCGGGCGGCATCGCGGCATCTTCACGACCCGATTCAGTTTTCATTGATCAATTGGACCCAGGTTCCCTGGTGCGTGGCCAAGAAGGCCGCCTGTTGCGTAACGCCAGAAAGGTCGTTCTCATGTCTTTGTCCAATATTACCCTGTCCTCGGCCGTCCGCCAGAACCTGCTCTCCCTGCAGGGCACCGCCGAACTGCTGGCGACCACCCAGGGCCGTCTCGCCACCGGCAAGAAGGTCAACAGCGCCCTCGACAATCCGACCAACTTCTTCACCGCCGCCGGCCTCGACAACCGCGCCAGCGACATCAGCAACCTGCTCGACAGCATCGGCAACGGCGTGCAGGTGCTTCAGGCGGCCAACACCGGCATCACCTCGCTGTCCAAGCTGGTCGACACCGCCAAGTCGATCGCCAGCCAGGCGCTGCAGGCGTCGTCGGGCTACGCTTCGAAAGCGACCTTCACGTCCGACGCGACGACCGGCGCCGGTCCGCTCGCGACCGCGGGCACTGCGGCCGACCTGACCAACGCCGGCACCAACTCGCTGCAGGGCAAGACGCTGATCTTCAAGACCTCGGCGACCGCTACGACCACGCTGACCATCAGCAACGTCGCCGGCGCCGGCAATGTCAACTCGATCTCCAGCCTGAACTCGGCCCTGTTGACGGCGGGCGTCCAGCTGACCGCCAGCGTCAACACCAACGGCTCGCTGACCTTCACCTCGACCAACGACGCCGCTTCGCAGACGATCACGAAGACCGGTACCTGGGCCGCTCCCGGCACCGGCTCGTCGAGCTCGGTGGATATCTCCGGTACGGCGACCAGCGCCGCGAACGTTGTCACCGCCGCCGTCGCCGATCCGGTGTCTCAGGCCTCGCGCGCTTCGCTGGTCAGCCAGTTCAATCAGATCATCACCCAGATCACCACCACGGCGCAGGATGCCTCGTTCAACGGCATCAACCTGCTCAATGGTGACACGCTGAAGATGGTGTTCAATGAAACCGGCAAGTCGACGTCGACGATTGCGGGCGTGACCTTCAACCCGGCCGGTCTCGGCCTGGCTTCGCTGACCTCGGGGACCGACTTCATCGACAACGTCGCCACCAACAGCGTACTGACGTCGCTTAACACCGCCAGCAGCACGCTGCGTTCCCAGGCCTCGGCCTTCGGCGCCAACCTGTCGATCGTCCAGATCCGCCAGGATTTCAACAAGAACCTGATCAACGTGCTGCAGACCGGCTCGTCGAACCTCACGCTCGCCGATTCCAACGAGGAGGCGGCCAACAGCCAGGCGCTGTCGACCCGCCAGTCGATCGCGACCTCGGCGCTGTCGCTCGCCAACCAGTCGCAGCAGAGCGTCCTTCAGCTGCTGCGCTGATCTCGTCGCATTCATCGCATTTGGGAGCGGCGGGGCCTCGGCCCCGCCGTTTTCATTTGGTGCGCCAGGCATGGGCGCACTCTTATGGGTGCAAGTCCCATCGTGAGCTGATCACAGCGAGCGAAGTGAGGCGCAACTGCGCGAGGGCGACCGAGTGTGGGGAGGAAGCGTGGAGCGAAACTGCGGGCCGATGAACAAGAACCGGATAAAAGGCGTTGCCGACCAGGGCGAGCGGGCCGTGAACCGAGAAGCTGTTGTGATCAAGGGGAAGTGGCGTAGATCCGGCGGTCGTGCAGTGAGGGAGTGCGTTCTTACCTGGAGAGATCTCGCCTCACGCCCGAAAGGGCGACGGCGTCGAGCCGGAGCGAGAAGTCAGCCGAGGTCGTAGTAATCGGTGGGAAGGCTGCGAAGCCGTCCCGCAGGCGAACGGCCGAACGAGAGAGAATGTTCGACGCCCGGCTGGCGCAAACACCACGGGTCTGGCGAGAGCTCCATCAACGGCTGCGTCATCGGCTGCGCGCCATCCAGCTCAAGCAGTGGAAGCGCGGTGCGACCATGTACAGGGAATTGCTGGTGCGGGGAGCCAAGCCTGACGTTGCGCGACAGGTGGCAGCCAACAGCCGTCGCTGGTGGCGCAACGGCGGCATGCTCCTCAACGCTGTGCTAACCCTTAACTGGTCGGACCGGCTGGGATTGCCCAGTCTCTCATGACCTCAACTTCTCGAACCGCCCGGTGCGGACCCGCATGCCGGGTGGTGTGCCAGGGGGGCGACCCAAAAAGGTCGCTCCCTATGCCGATCGTCCGGTGTGTCGTCCGAGATCCCGTCGTTAACAACGGCTTAACCGTTCGATCGACTTTAGGCGATTTTTAACCATGATTTTTCGAAAACGGCCGCAGCATTAACCAAGACCCGACCCGTTTCATCTTTTGTTGACCATGCGGTTCCTAGGGTTTTCCCGTGCGCGGCCAAGAAGGCCGGCTGTTGCGTTACACCAGAAAGGTCGTTTCGATGTCTCTGTCCCATATCACCCTCACTGCCGCAGTCCGTCAGAACCTGCTCTCGCTCCAGGGCACCGCCGACCTGCTGGCGACCACCCAGGGCCGTCTCGCCACCGGCAAGAAGGTCAACAGCGCCCTCGACAATCCGACCAACTTCTTCACCGCAGCCGGCCTCGATGCCCGCGCCAGCGACATCAGCAACCTGCTCGACAGCATCGGCAACGGCGTGCAGGTGCTTCAGGCGGCCAACACCGGCATCACCTCGCTCTCCAAGCTGGTCGACACCGCCAAGTCGATCGCCAACCAGGCGCTGCAGCAGCCGTCGGCCTATACGGCCAAGGCGACCTTCACCAGCGATGCGACGACCGGCGCCGGTCCGCTCGCGACCCCGGGCACCGCGACCGACCTGACCAATGCCGGCACCAACTCGCTGCAGGGCAAGACGCTGATCTTCAAGACCTCGGCGACCGCTACGACCACGCTGACCATCAGTAACGTCGCCGGTGGCGGCAATGTCAACTCGATCGCCAGCCTGAACTCGGCCCTGTTGACGGCGGGCGTCCAGCTGACCGCCAGCGTCAACACCAACGGCTCGCTGACCTTCACCTCGACCAACGACGCCGCTTCGCAGACGATCACGAAGACCGGTACCTGGGCCGCTCCCGGCGCCGGCTCGTCGAACTCGGTGGATATCTCCGGTACGGCGACCAGCGCCGCGAACGTTGTCACCGCCGCCGTCGCTGATCAGGTATCTCAGACCGCGCGCGCTTCGCTGGTCAGCCAGTACAACCAGATCATCACCCAGATCACCACCACAGCGCAGGATGCGTCGTTCAACGGCATTAACCTGCTCAATGGCGACTCGCTGAAGATGGTGTTCGATGAGACCGGAAAGTCGACCTCGACGATCCCCGGCGTGACCTTCAACCCGGCTGGTCTCGGCCTCGCTTCGCTCACCGCCGGCACCGACCTGATCGACAATAATTCCACCAACACCATTCTGACGGGGCTCAACACAGCGAGTATCACGCTGCGGTCGCAGGCC encodes the following:
- a CDS encoding flagellin, encoding MSLSNITLSSAVRQNLLSLQGTAELLATTQGRLATGKKVNSALDNPTNFFTAAGLDNRASDISNLLDSIGNGVQVLQAANTGITSLSKLVDTAKSIASQALQASSGYASKATFTSDATTGAGPLATAGTAADLTNAGTNSLQGKTLIFKTSATATTTLTISNVAGAGNVNSISSLNSALLTAGVQLTASVNTNGSLTFTSTNDAASQTITKTGTWAAPGTGSSSSVDISGTATSAANVVTAAVADPVSQASRASLVSQFNQIITQITTTAQDASFNGINLLNGDTLKMVFNETGKSTSTIAGVTFNPAGLGLASLTSGTDFIDNVATNSVLTSLNTASSTLRSQASAFGANLSIVQIRQDFNKNLINVLQTGSSNLTLADSNEEAANSQALSTRQSIATSALSLANQSQQSVLQLLR
- a CDS encoding RNA-directed DNA polymerase — encoded protein: MFDARLAQTPRVWRELHQRLRHRLRAIQLKQWKRGATMYRELLVRGAKPDVARQVAANSRRWWRNGGMLLNAVLTLNWSDRLGLPSLS
- a CDS encoding flagellin → MSLSHITLTAAVRQNLLSLQGTADLLATTQGRLATGKKVNSALDNPTNFFTAAGLDARASDISNLLDSIGNGVQVLQAANTGITSLSKLVDTAKSIANQALQQPSAYTAKATFTSDATTGAGPLATPGTATDLTNAGTNSLQGKTLIFKTSATATTTLTISNVAGGGNVNSIASLNSALLTAGVQLTASVNTNGSLTFTSTNDAASQTITKTGTWAAPGAGSSNSVDISGTATSAANVVTAAVADQVSQTARASLVSQYNQIITQITTTAQDASFNGINLLNGDSLKMVFDETGKSTSTIPGVTFNPAGLGLASLTAGTDLIDNNSTNTILTGLNTASITLRSQASAFGANLSIVQIRQDFNKNIINVLQTGSSALTLADSNEEAANSQALSTRQSIATSALSLANTSQQGVLQLLR